The nucleotide sequence ACTTCGCGCACACCATCGCCCGCCAGTTCTACTTCTCCACCTACCAACTGCTGCTGTACGGGCAGTTGGCCGCCGGGGACGGCGAGCTGGCCCCGCTCGCCGCGAAGGCCGTCAAAGAGGTCACCTACCACCGGGACCACGCCGAGCAGTGGACGCTGCGGCTCGGTGACGGCACGGCGGAGAGCCACGAGCGAATGACGCGCGGCCTGGAGGCGCTCTGGCGCTTCACCGGTGAGATGTTCCGGCCTGCGGCCGGGCTGGAGACGCTCGACGTCGACTGGGCGGCCCTGCGGGCGAGTTGGACCGAGTCCGTCACGGAGGTCCTGAAGCGGGCCACCCTGTCCGTACCGACAGGACCCGACTCGGGGGCCTGGACGGCGGGCGCCGGGCGGCAGGGGCTGCACACCGAGCCGTTCGGCCGGCTGCTCGCCGAGATGCAGCATCTGCACCGCAGCCACCCGGGGGCGTCATGGTGAATCCCCCGGCAGCCCCGACCGCGACCCCGACCCCGGCGACCGTCCCGGCGGCGGCGACCGCCCCGACAGCGCTGGAGGCCGAGCTGCGCCGGCTCGCCGGCGCCGTACCCGACCCCGAACTGCCCGTCGTCACGCTGGAGGAGCTGGGCGTCCTGCGCTCTGTACGGGTCAGCGGCCCGGGCTCTGTCCGGGTCGAGCTGACCCCGACCTACACCGGCTGCCCGGCGATCGAGACGATGTCGGCGGACATCGAAGAGGCGCTGCACGCGCGCGGGATGCCGGAGGTCTCCGTCGTCACGGTGCTCTCCCCACCCTGGTCGACGGACGACATCAGCGCCGAAGGCCGCCGCAAGCTCGCCGAGTCCGGCATCGCGCCACCCCGCCCGCAGGGCGCCGCCGGCCCCGTGCCGCTCTCGCTCGCCATCCGCTGCCCGCACTGCGGCTCCACCGACACGGAACTGCTCAGCCGGTTCTCCTCCACCGCGTGCAAGGCACTGCGCCGCTGCGCGGCCTGCCGCGAACCGTTCGACCACTTCAAGGAGTTGTAGATGTTCCATCCGCTCCGGGTCAGCGAGGTCGAGCGGCTCACCGACGACGCGGTGGCCGTGACCTTCGCCGTACCGCCCGCGCTGCGCGAGACGTTCCGGCACACCCCCGGCCAGCATGTCGCCCTGCGCAGGACGGTGGCGGGCACGGAGATCCGGCGTACGTACTCGATCTGCGCGCCCGCCGGGGCCGAGCCCGTGCTGCGGGTGGGGATCCGGCTGGTCGACGGCGGCGAGTTCTCGACGTACGCGTTCAAGGAACTGGCCGTGGGCGACACGGTCGACGTGATGGAGCCGACCGGCCGGTTCGTCCTGGAGCCGCGCGCCGGGCATTTCGCCGCCGTCGTCGGCGGCAGCGGGATCACTCCCGTCCTGTCGATCGCCGCCACGCTGCTGGCGCGGGAGCCGGCGGCCCGGTTCTGTCTGGTCCGCGCCGACCGTTCCGTGGCGTCGACGATGTTCCTGGAGGAGGTCGCCGACCTCAAGGACCGCTTCCCCGACCGCTTCCAACTGGTCACCGTCGTCTCACGGGAGGAGCAGCAGACCGGGCTGCCCTCGGGACGGCTCGACCAGGAGCGGCTGACCGGGCTGCTGCCCGCGCTGCTGCCGGTGGCCGATGTCGACGGCTGGTTCCTGTGCGGCCCGCTCGGTCTGGTCGCCGGGGCTGACCGCGCGCTGCGCGGGCTCGGCGTCCCCCGGGGCCTGATCCATCAGGAGATCTTCCACGTGGACGAGGCGACGGCCGGCGGCACCGCCATCGCCAAGTCGCCCTCGACCGCGGCGGCGCGCGCGCCCGAGGGCAGCACGCTCACCGCGACGCTCGACGGCCGCTCGGGCAACTGGCCGGTCAGGGAAGGCGAATCCCTGCTGGAGACGGTGCTGCGCAGCCGCGCCGACGCCCCGTACGCCTGCAAAGGCGGCGTGTGCGGCACCTGCAGGGCGTTCCTCGTCTCGGGCGAGGTCAGGATGGACCGCAACTTCGCCCTGGAGCCGGAGGAGACGGACGCCGGTTACGTACTGGCCTGCCAGTCCCACCCGGCGACGGCCGAGGTGGAACTGGACTTCGACCGCTAGGCCGTGTCCGCAAGGGCTGCTCCCAACGACCTTGCCCAGGCCTCTCGTTCATGTTCCAAGGGCCCCTGACGGGCGCTCAGAGCACGAACGCCGGGCTGCCGTCGTCCGTCACCATCGGGCGTCCCGCGCCGTCCCAGGCGAGCATTCCGCCGTCCACGTTCACCGCGTCCACACCCTGCTGGACCAGATACTGGGTGACCTGCGCCGAGCGCCCGCCGACCCGGCAGACGACATAGGCCTTGCGTCCGTCGGACACCGCCTCGGTGACCTCGCCGAAGCGCGCCACGAAGTCGCTCATCGGGATATGCAGGGCGCCCTCGGCATGACCGGCCGCCCACTCGTCGTCCTCGCGGACGTCCAGCACGAAGCCGTCGGACGGGACCGCCGCGACATCGACCGAGGGCAGCGGGGCGAAGTTCATGGGTGGTGCCTTCTCTCGTACGGAAAACCAAACCGGACCGGGCGGACCGGCCGGCACGAAACGTCCGCAAAAAACCTAACCCACCAGCGCGGCCAGCTCGGCCTCACGCTCGGCGACCTGCGCCAGCAGCTGCTCGGCGATCTCTTCGAGCAGCCGGTCAGGGTCGTCGGGCGCCATCCGCAGCATGGAGCCGATCGCACTCTCCTCAAGATCCTTGGCGACCAGCGTCAGCAGCTCCTTGCGCTGCGAGAGCCAGTCCAGCCGGGCGTAGAGCTCGTCGCTCTCGCTCAGCCGGGGCTCGGCGGGGGCAGGGCCCGCCGCCCACTCCTCGGCCAGCTCCCGCAGCAGCGGCTCGTCGCCGCGCCCGTACGCCGCGTTGACCCGTGTGATGAATTCCTCACGCCGCGCCCGCTCCGGCTCGTCCTGCGCGAGGTCGGGATGGGCCTTGCGGGCCAGATCGCGGTAGAGCTTGCGGGCCTCGTCACTCGGCCGTACCCGCTTGGGCGGCCGGACCGGCTGATCGGTGAGCATCGCGGCCGCCTCGGGCGACAGACCTTCCGAGTCCAGCCAGTCGTGGAACAGCTCCTCGACCCCGGGCATCGGCTGGACCATCGCGCGGGCCTCCTGGGCCTTGCGCAGATCCTCCGGATCGCCGGAGTGCTTCGCCTTCGCCTCGGCGATCAGCGCGTCCAGCTCGTCGAGCCTGGAGTACATCGGGCCGAGCCGCTGGTGGTGCAGCCGGGAGAAGTTCTCCACCTCGACCCGGAAGGTCTCCAGCGCGATCTCGAACTCGATGAGCGCCTGCTCGGCCGCCCGCACCGCCTTCTCCAGCCGCGCCTCAGGACGAGGCGGGGCATCCGACGACGGGGTCGTGGGCTGCGTCACATCCGGCACGTCTGGCACGTCCTGCTTGTCGTCGTTACGGATCGTCGGCTCCCCGGGGACGTCCTGCATCACCGCACCAGCCTACGGGGCCGTACGGGGGTCACACCCCGAGCTCGGCCGCTATCCGCCCGTTCCTGACCGCCGCCAGCAGCTCCGCGTGATCCGCTTCCGTACGGTCGGCGTACGTGACGGCGAAGGCGGCGACCGCCGAGTCCAGCTCGTCGCTCTTGCCGGTGTAGCCGGCGACCAGCCTCGGATCGACACTGTGCGCATGGGCCCTGGCCAGCAGCGCGCCGGTCATCCGGCCGTAGTCGTCCAGCTGTCCGTCCGCCAGCGCCGCCGGGTCCACGCTCCCCTTGCGGTTCCTGAACTGCCGTACCTGGAACGGTCTGCCGTCAACCGTGGTCCAGCCCAGCAGATTGTCGCTGACGACTTGCATCCGCTTCTGCCCGAGCACCACCCTGCGCCCCTCGTGCGCGACCGAGGGCGACCGGAAACCGGCGGCGGCCAGATACGGCAGCAGCGCCGAGGCGCGCGCCTCCTTCACCTGGAGCACCAGCGGCTCGCCCCTGTGGTCGATCAGCAGGACCACGTACGACCGGGTGCCGACGCTGCCGGTGCCCACGACGCGGAACGCCACGTCATGGATCGCGTGCCGGGCGAGCAGCGGCAGCCGGTCGTCGGCGAGGGTGCCCACGTACTCCTCGAGCGAGGCGGCCACGGCCGCCGCCTCGGCGTCCGGCACCCGGCGCAGCACGGGCGGCGCGTCCACGAAGCGCCGCCGCGCCCCTCGCCCGCCGGGCGAACCGTCCTCCTCGGGAACCGCCTCGGTCGACTTCGCGGCGAACCGGGCGCTGGTGTTCTTCCGCGCCTTCTCGGACACCCGCTCCAGCGTGCCCATCAGATCGCGGGCGTCCGCGTGCGAGACGAGCTTCTCGTCCGCGATCGCGTTCCACGCGTCGAGCGCGGGCAGTTTGGCCAGCAGCCGCATCGTGCGCCGGTAGGCCCCCACCGCGTCGTGGGCGGCGCCCCGGCAGCTGTCCTCGTCCGCGCCCGCCTCACGCCCGGCCAGCACCAGGGAGGCGGCGAGACGTTTGACGTCCCACTCCCACGGACCCGCCACGGTCTCGTCGAAGTCGTTGAGGTCCATCACCAGATGGCCGCGCGAATCGCCGTACAGGCCGAAGTTGGCCGCATGCGCGTCACCGCAGATCTGCGCGGCGACCCCGGTGACCGGGGTGCCGACCAGATCATGGGCCATCAGCCCCGCCGCGCCGCGCAGAAAGGCGAAGGGCGACGCCGCCATCCTGCCGACCCGCAGCGGCGCGAGCCCGGGCACCCGGCCCCTGCTCGACTCCTCGACGGCGCGCACGGCGTCGGGCCGGGCCGCGGCGAACACCACCGAGTCGTGCGAGGAGCGGGGCACCCTGCTGCGCAGCTCGCGCCCCGCCGCCTTGGGCGAGCCGGACGCCGTGGGCGGTGCGAAACCGGGCACCACCGGGATCCGCCCGGTCCCGGTCGCCGTCCCCGCCGTCGGCCGCTCGGACCCACGCGGCTCGGCCGTCAGCTGCCCGGACACCGCCGATTCGACCTCGCCCATGGCGCGCCGCCTCCCCCGTACTCGGCCGGCCTGCGCCGGACCAACATCAACTGCCCCTGACCGTACCGTCGGTCAAGGACAGCCGTCGCCCCCTGTGGATAACCCGGTCGAGACGGTTGTCCACAGCCCGCCGGCCCTCCGCCGGCTCCGCGCCTGGGCCCTGTCCGGCCGGACAGGGCCTAGCAGGGCGACTGCGGCGGCTCGCGCAGATATGACTGCGCCCACGTCGAGAGTTCCTTCAGCGCGGGCTCCATCGCGGACCCCGCCTCCGTCAGCCGGTACGAGACCCGCAGCGGCGGCCCCTCGTCCACCTCGCGCAGCACGAGACCCGCCGCCCCCAGCTCGGTCAGCCGGTCGGAGAGCATGCGCTCGCTGATGCCCGGGATCGCCCGCCGCAGCTCGGCGAAGTGGACCGCGCGCTGCATGAGGACGGAGACGATCGGGCCGGTCCAGCGCTTGCCGAACAGCTCGAAGACGCGGGAGATCCCTACGTCGACCTTCTTGCACGCGCCCTCGCTGTGCTCCGTCATGTCCACAGAGTACTGGTCCCCCGACCCGGGATGAAAAAAAGTAAGCGACTATGTTATCCATAGGTACGAACGGAAAATCCGCTCACTGCTCAACCCCCGTTCCATCCCGTTCCACCCCCGTTCCCATACGTATGGAGATCCCCATGGCCACGCTGCTGCACATCGACTCCGCCGTCTTCCCCGAGGGTTCCGCCTCCCGTGACATCACCTCGGTGTTCGTCAAGAGCTGGCTGGAGCAGCACCCCGAAGGCAAGGTCGTCTACCGCGACCTCGCCGCTTCCCCGCTGCCCCACCTCGACGTCGCCGCCGCCTCGGCCGGCGCGGGCCATGCCCTGCGCGCCGAGCTGGCCGACGAGCTGGCCGCCGCCGACGCGGTGCTGATCGGCGCCCCGATGTACAACTTCACGATCGCCTCCACCCTGAAGGCATGGCTCGACCTGGTCATCATCAACGGCCACAACGCCGGGGAGAACAGCCCGGTCGCCG is from Streptomyces sp. NBC_00370 and encodes:
- the paaC gene encoding 1,2-phenylacetyl-CoA epoxidase subunit PaaC; translated protein: MSAALALGDDALVLSHRLGEWAGHAPVLEEDVALANIALDLLGQARVLLSLVGDEDELAYLREERAFRNLQLVEQPNGDFAHTIARQFYFSTYQLLLYGQLAAGDGELAPLAAKAVKEVTYHRDHAEQWTLRLGDGTAESHERMTRGLEALWRFTGEMFRPAAGLETLDVDWAALRASWTESVTEVLKRATLSVPTGPDSGAWTAGAGRQGLHTEPFGRLLAEMQHLHRSHPGASW
- the paaD gene encoding 1,2-phenylacetyl-CoA epoxidase subunit PaaD, whose product is MVNPPAAPTATPTPATVPAAATAPTALEAELRRLAGAVPDPELPVVTLEELGVLRSVRVSGPGSVRVELTPTYTGCPAIETMSADIEEALHARGMPEVSVVTVLSPPWSTDDISAEGRRKLAESGIAPPRPQGAAGPVPLSLAIRCPHCGSTDTELLSRFSSTACKALRRCAACREPFDHFKEL
- a CDS encoding 2Fe-2S iron-sulfur cluster-binding protein, with the protein product MFHPLRVSEVERLTDDAVAVTFAVPPALRETFRHTPGQHVALRRTVAGTEIRRTYSICAPAGAEPVLRVGIRLVDGGEFSTYAFKELAVGDTVDVMEPTGRFVLEPRAGHFAAVVGGSGITPVLSIAATLLAREPAARFCLVRADRSVASTMFLEEVADLKDRFPDRFQLVTVVSREEQQTGLPSGRLDQERLTGLLPALLPVADVDGWFLCGPLGLVAGADRALRGLGVPRGLIHQEIFHVDEATAGGTAIAKSPSTAAARAPEGSTLTATLDGRSGNWPVREGESLLETVLRSRADAPYACKGGVCGTCRAFLVSGEVRMDRNFALEPEETDAGYVLACQSHPATAEVELDFDR
- a CDS encoding rhodanese-like domain-containing protein, with the protein product MNFAPLPSVDVAAVPSDGFVLDVREDDEWAAGHAEGALHIPMSDFVARFGEVTEAVSDGRKAYVVCRVGGRSAQVTQYLVQQGVDAVNVDGGMLAWDGAGRPMVTDDGSPAFVL
- a CDS encoding J domain-containing protein, which gives rise to MQDVPGEPTIRNDDKQDVPDVPDVTQPTTPSSDAPPRPEARLEKAVRAAEQALIEFEIALETFRVEVENFSRLHHQRLGPMYSRLDELDALIAEAKAKHSGDPEDLRKAQEARAMVQPMPGVEELFHDWLDSEGLSPEAAAMLTDQPVRPPKRVRPSDEARKLYRDLARKAHPDLAQDEPERARREEFITRVNAAYGRGDEPLLRELAEEWAAGPAPAEPRLSESDELYARLDWLSQRKELLTLVAKDLEESAIGSMLRMAPDDPDRLLEEIAEQLLAQVAEREAELAALVG
- a CDS encoding DUF2252 domain-containing protein; the encoded protein is MGEVESAVSGQLTAEPRGSERPTAGTATGTGRIPVVPGFAPPTASGSPKAAGRELRSRVPRSSHDSVVFAAARPDAVRAVEESSRGRVPGLAPLRVGRMAASPFAFLRGAAGLMAHDLVGTPVTGVAAQICGDAHAANFGLYGDSRGHLVMDLNDFDETVAGPWEWDVKRLAASLVLAGREAGADEDSCRGAAHDAVGAYRRTMRLLAKLPALDAWNAIADEKLVSHADARDLMGTLERVSEKARKNTSARFAAKSTEAVPEEDGSPGGRGARRRFVDAPPVLRRVPDAEAAAVAASLEEYVGTLADDRLPLLARHAIHDVAFRVVGTGSVGTRSYVVLLIDHRGEPLVLQVKEARASALLPYLAAAGFRSPSVAHEGRRVVLGQKRMQVVSDNLLGWTTVDGRPFQVRQFRNRKGSVDPAALADGQLDDYGRMTGALLARAHAHSVDPRLVAGYTGKSDELDSAVAAFAVTYADRTEADHAELLAAVRNGRIAAELGV
- a CDS encoding winged helix-turn-helix transcriptional regulator; this translates as MTEHSEGACKKVDVGISRVFELFGKRWTGPIVSVLMQRAVHFAELRRAIPGISERMLSDRLTELGAAGLVLREVDEGPPLRVSYRLTEAGSAMEPALKELSTWAQSYLREPPQSPC
- a CDS encoding FMN-dependent NADH-azoreductase, with product MATLLHIDSAVFPEGSASRDITSVFVKSWLEQHPEGKVVYRDLAASPLPHLDVAAASAGAGHALRAELADELAAADAVLIGAPMYNFTIASTLKAWLDLVIINGHNAGENSPVAGTPFTVVASRGGSYAPGTPREDFEFVQNYLEKVLTGMFGVTDLEFIVPELTLAHTVPAMTELIPLAEASRAKAREDAETKAKALASRLAA